Proteins encoded within one genomic window of Gadus macrocephalus chromosome 16, ASM3116895v1:
- the mlnr gene encoding growth hormone secretagogue receptor type 1 — MVQSSGTMPWTRPQVEPHESVDQYPADHHHYEGSLFPTSTLVPVTVICILIFVVGVAGNTMTILIIQRFKDMKTTTNLYLSSMAVSDLLIFLCLPFDLYRLWKYVPWLFGETVCRLYHYINEGCTYATILHITALSVERYIAISFPLHSKALVTRRRAQYVILALWGFALVSAAPTLLLVGVEYDNASHPDLSTGQCKHTDWAIVSGQLHIMLWVSTTYFFCPMLCLLFLYGSIGCKLWKSRMEMQGPCALARERVHRQTVKILVVVVLSFIICWLPYHIGRNLFAQVDDYHTAKLSQDFNVASMVLCYLSASINPVLYNLMSRKYRAAAHRLFLLHRRPLRRELCGQPQLSAIDDITTLHETLTGV, encoded by the exons ATGGTTCAGTCCTCCGGCACCATGCCTTGGACCAGACCCCAGGTGGAGCCCCACGAGAGCGTGGACCAGTACCCCGCCGACCACCACCACTACGAGGGCTCCCtgttccccacctccaccctggtcCCCGTCACCGTCATCTGCATCCTCATCTTCGTGGTGGGCGTGGCGGGCAACACCATGACCATCCTCATCATCCAGCGCTTCAAGGACATGAAGACCACCACCAACCTCTACCTGTCCAGCATGGCCGTGTCCGACCTGCTCATCTTCCTCTGCCTGCCCTTCGACCTCTACCGCCTCTGGAAGTACGTGCCCTGGCTGTTCGGCGAGACGGTGTGCCGGCTGTACCACTACATCAACGAGGGCTGCACCTACGCCACCATCCTGCACATCACGGCGCTCAGCGTGGAGCGCTACATCGCCATCAGCTTCCCGCTGCACTCCAAGGCGCTGGTGACGCGCCGCCGGGCGCAGTACGTCATCCTGGCCCTCTGGGGCTTCGCGCTGGTGTCGGCCGCGCCCACGCTCCTCCTGGTGGGCGTGGAGTACGACAACGCCTCGCACCCCGACCTGAGCACCGGCCAGTGCAAGCACACGGACTGGGCCATCGTGTCGGGCCAGCTGCACATCATGCTGTGGGTGTCCACCACCTACTTCTTCTGCCCCATGCTGTGCCTGCTCTTCCTCTACGGCTCCATCGGCTGCAAGCTGTGGAAGAGCCGCATGGAGATGCAGGGACCGTGCGCCCTGGCCCGCGAGAGGGTCCACCGGCAGACCGTCAAGATCCTGG tggtggtggtgctgtccTTCATCATATGCTGGCTGCCCTACCACATCGGCCGGAACCTGTTCGCCCAGGTGGACGACTACCACACCGCCAAGCTGAGTCAGGACTTCAACGTGGCGTCCATGGTGCTGTGCTACCTCAGTGCCTCCATCAACCCGGTGCTCTACAACCTCATGTCACGCAAATACCGCGCCGCGGCCCAtcgactcttcctcctccaccgtcGCCCGCTGCGTCGGGAGCTCTGCGGCCAGCCGCAGCTCAGCGCCATCGACGACATCACCACCCTCCACGAGACGCTGACCGGCGTCTGA